One window from the genome of Amaranthus tricolor cultivar Red isolate AtriRed21 chromosome 9, ASM2621246v1, whole genome shotgun sequence encodes:
- the LOC130824009 gene encoding uncharacterized protein LOC130824009 yields MDKNNKQQKNEDHDKKQSEEAKKLEDLPIETSPYVQYKDLEDYKQQGYGTHGHLEPTPGRGAGGTDAPTLSGGAPVTGSSDVHN; encoded by the coding sequence ATGGACAAAAATAACAAGCAGCAAAAAAATGAGGATCATGATAAGAAGCAATCAGAGGAAGCAAAGAAGTTAGAAGATTTGCCGATTGAAACAAGTCCATATGTGCAATACAAAGACTTGGAAGATTATAAGCAACAAGGTTATGGTACACATGGTCACTTAGAACCTACACCCGGCCGCGGCGCTGGCGGCACAGATGCACCTACTCTTTCCGGTGGTGCGCCGGTCACCGGATCTTCTGATGTCCATAATTAA
- the LOC130824147 gene encoding uncharacterized protein LOC130824147, which produces MSTTQNSSGNKALNPIQDPTSPYYLHPSESQLLLVPIPFNGTGFNDWKRSVTITLSSKNKLAFINGQIPQPNSTDPNFKAWERINSTIISWLMKVLDPQIARSVLYFPTAQEIWQNLEERFGITSGTQIYSLTQQIFDIDQGSDCLSTYFTKIKMLWDEFDASNPLPTCNCTNCTCGINSKLLQMREEQRLILFLMKLNPAYKTIRGNILMQQPLPSISYL; this is translated from the coding sequence ATGTCTACTACTCAAAACAGTTCCGGCAATAAAGCCCTTAACCCTATTCAAGATCCCACTTCACCCTATTACCTTCATCCGAGTGAATCTCAGCTTTTATTGGTTCCAATCCCTTTCAATGGTACTGGATTCAACGATTGGAAACGATCTGTTACAATCACTCTTTCATCCAAGAATAAACTTGCATTCATTAATGGCCAGATTCCACAACCGAATTCTACTGACCCTAATTTTAAAGCCTGGGAAAGAATCAATAGTACCATAATTTCTTGGTTGATGAAAGTGCTAGATCCTCAGATTGCTAGAAGCGTGTTGTATTTCCCAACTGCACAAGAAATTTGGCAAAATCTTGAAGAAAGATTTGGAATTACTTCTGGAACACAGATCTACTCTCTCACTCAACAAATTTTTGACATTGACCAAGGTTCCGATTGTCTCTCCACTTATTTCACAAAGATCAAGATGTTATGGGATGAATTTGATGCTTCAAATCCTCTACCTACTTGTAATTGTACCAATTGTACTTGTGGAATCAACAGCAAATTACTACAAATGAGAGAAGAGCAAAGGTTAATTCTATTTCTCATGAAACTTAATCCTGCCTACAAAACTATCCGAGGTAATATACTCATGCAACAACCTCTACCTAGCATATCTTATCTATAG